A genomic stretch from Anabrus simplex isolate iqAnaSimp1 chromosome 2, ASM4041472v1, whole genome shotgun sequence includes:
- the LOC136864733 gene encoding uncharacterized protein encodes MKFFTVVLVSLTFTPLVWSAEDPPASQEVNISKLKELLSSSTESLEKEEDSSQVVKDSVLPAESKPELDPAETEEDASRDRAKKSYTPPEPPYPLEPYPATHHVSHVHSYVAKPAYVPPGPTYASSHITYTAPHPPPHFSPPYVHAPPFCIEIRPKVPTQAPFFVCEPPHKGVVSSVASSSSVQQHPGGYSPPYGRADEHQTHSEHEHKHHATTTSPPPPPATTPDQTTKAVTEKPKEESGSHEQKTEKPAPSSGSSAPRTVYGPSPYYPPGHHGGIYAPYIVPHPSPPVKPLPVPYYPPVHPPTYPEVHPPAYPPVHPPAYPPAHPPAYPPVHPPAYPPVHPPAYPPAHPPAYPEAHPPAYPPVYPTPYHPLTPLVLNCHVEPPYAAPPPNPIAMLHLFMRPAPGYPYGSYRATAQEDEKKDKEKDKKEKTSPKSSEGSSTPGPIHPSNKARDQQGGTMMMPQMRQWSMRADMDQEPTSIGIPLPNDGKMPGEEENPEECAESSPKMAEPGKMKVPVGSKRQASKEFSKSPVNSRMNYYMPGQSMA; translated from the exons ATGAAGTTTTTCACTGTTGTGCTTGTTTCACTTACGTTCACTCCGCTGGTGTGGAGCGCTGAAGACCCCCCGGCGAGTCAGGAAGTCAACATCAGCAAATTGAAGGAACTCTTGAGCAGTAGTACGGAGAGCCTGGAGAAAGAAGAAGACTCATCGCAAGTGGTGAAGGACAGTGTCCTTCCCGCCGAGTCCAAACCGGAGCTCGATCCAGCCGAGACTGAAGAAGACGCCAGTAGGGATCGAGCCAAAAAATCGTACACTCCCCCAGAGCCTCCCTATCCTCTAGAGCCGTATCCCGCTACCCACCATGTCTCACACGTCCATAGTTACGTGGCTAAACCTGCCTATGTGCCTCCTGGTCCAACATACGCCAGCTCTCACATCACGTATACAGCACCACACCCACCCCCACATTTCTCCCCACCCTACGTTCACGCTCCACCATTCTGTATAGAAATTCGTCCCAAAGTTCCCACACAAGCTCCTTTCTTCGTGTGTGAGCCTCCACACAAAGGAGTTGTATCGTCTGTGGCTTCCAGCAGCTCGGTTCAACAGCATCCAGGAGGATACAGTCCACCGTATGGCAGAGCTGACGAGCATCAAACCCACAGTGAACACGAGCATAAACATCACGCAACTACCACCAGTCCACCACCACCGCCGGCTACAACACCAGATCAGACCACGAAAGCAGTCACTGAGAAACCTAAGGAAGAAAGTGGCAGCCATGAGCAGAAAACTGAAAAACCTGCACCAAGTTCTGGAAGTTCTGCTCCCAGAACCGTGTATGGCCCGTCTCCATACTACCCACCTGGTCATCATGGCGGTATTTATGCTCCATACATTGTACCTCATCCTTCACCTCCCGTTAAACCTCTTCCTGTTCCCTACTACCCTCCTGTTCACCCTCCAACCTATCCTGAAGTTCATCCTCCAGCTTATCCCCCAGTTCACCCTCCGGCCTATCCACCAGCTCATCCTCCAGCTTATCCCCCAGTTCACCCTCCAGCTTATCCCCCAGTTCACCCTCCAGCTTATCCACCAGCTCATCCTCCAGCGTATCCTGAAGCTCATCCTCCAGCTTATCCCCCAGTTTACCCCACTCCATACCACCCTCTAACCCCTCTCGTTTTGAACTGCCATGTTGAACCCCCGTACGCTGCACCCCCACCGAACCCCATCGCCATGTTACACCTGTTCATGCGACCTGCTCCAGGTTACCCTTATGGCTCGTATCGTGCAACAGCGCAAGAAGATGAAAAGAAGGACAAGGAGAAGGACAAGAAGGAGAAGACATCTCCAAAGAGCAGTGAGGGCTCTTCTACACCAGGACCAATTCACCCTTCG AATAAAGCACGTGATCAGCAAGGTGGTACTATGATGATGCCACAAATGCGTCAATGGTCCATGAGAGCTGATATGGATCAAGAGCCTACTTCCATCGGCATCCCACTTCCCAACGACGGCAAGATGCCCGGAGAAGAAGAGAACCCGGAAGAATGTGCAGAAAGTTCACCCAAAATGGCTGAACCTGGAAAGATGAAAGTTCCTGTGGGTTCTAAACGACAAGCATCTAAAGAATTCAGCAAGTCTCCAGTAAACAGTAGGATGAACTACTACATGCCAGGACAGTCGATGGCTTAG